gctgcgcagtgcctggcagcgctgcagctccgaatggaggatgtcataggtgcgctgcgtattctcggtgcactcgcgcactcgtcgcatggCGCTCTCGTCTGTCTGCTGGAGGCGATCCCACAGCACGTAGATCTTCTCgcgcatgtcatggattttggagcgcagctcctggatctgctcggcataactgttgcgcatctgccgcagccgctgtagtgtctctggtgttagattgtggctcagttcgttcagtaggcgatcctctgtatcggtctggggcatcagctcgagcatcttcatgtcatgcttgatggccttgcgcagctggtccagctccgtctggagcactgcgcgctgagagcgcaggttgtcgagatggtcgcgaaagccgtccatctcatcgggcaggggcagcgggtccgccagtagagggagcggcagtgcgcccagctcttcgcagagctgcgccagctggagcagcagctccccgatctccgcccgacgtttcgagagctcctcgcgcagatgctcaatgcttttgtccagcttcagctgccatatgatcagtggcacatcgtcgggcctctgaccaatgtccaccgtctcatggaggagtcgggtgaggtcgctggtctcggctcggagtgcggctatgtcatccaggatggccgcctgcttctcccgtcagcagatccgtatagaaattatccgcgtgccccttgagtttgtgcagaaagtcctcgcatgtcttcggctcgaacatgagggaccacattgaatggagctgctccacatgctcgccagtcatctcaaggatctctcccttgatggaggttgggtcaaccatagccaataggaatgggtcttgtgttcgcgaatggaaggaatttatgtgatgtgtgcaggatttcgattgcacaatgtgttgctcaaggaaaatgcctccgcacagataagtgacgcctctcgtgttggcacaaattgcacaatgaaaattttgtgtgcttgatttgcctcatgcctcaaagcacaaaacaagttgattctgattgacgtgcggccaaaaaaaacacctttatattgcaaataagttccttcaaggttttccagttgtaaagataatttaggatgagaaatgtgtttactGTTGTGCAAATTGATCAGGGAGGAGCGGAAAGCGTTCTCCGTGGGATGATTGAACTCGATGCTAAAGTTCCGAATGAGTCGAGCGATGCCCAGCTCGAGCTCCATGTCCACGATGCGCTTTCCAACGCACATCCGGGGTCCAAATCCGAAGGGCAAGAACACAAACGGAttcttcagcttcaagtcatttGCCGGGCATTGCCCGTTGGAGTCTGTGGCGTTACGAATCCAACGTTCTGGCAGGAACTCAGCAGACTTGTGGAAGTGCTCCTCGCTTGATAGCAAGCTCAGGGGAACCATCGACACACAGGTACCAGCTGGCACTTGGTATCCGCTCAAAACGCTGTCCCGATTGAGAAATCGGCCATTGCCGATGACCAAAGGATAGATCCGTTGTGACTCTTTGATGCAGGCACGTAGATAGGGAACGTTCTTCATCGATGCCTCAGTGAATTCGGAGTCCTTCTCGGGTAGAACCTTCATCACCTCTTCTCGAAGTACGGCCTGCTTCTCCGGATTCTTGGCAAATCACAGCAAGGCCGCTGTACTTGAGGTACTTGAGGTCTGGAAAAAAAGGATGTATGAGATAAGGGTAAGTATGAGAACAACAGACTACTTACAGTATCCACTCCGGCCATTAGCATGTCCATGGCCATAACCGTCGCCACCTTTTTGTCGATCTTGAGCAGCTTTTCCAGTACACTCTGCTCGCTCTCAGGGCGGACAACACCCTCCTTGGCCTCTTTCTCTAGACGCTCTATAGCTTCGTCTACATACGCCATAGTTATTTCTTGAACGCCATCTAGGGACTTCATTAGCTTCATTAGCTTGGGAGTTTTAACGTAACGCCAGATGGAGGGCTTCATCTCCAGATCGGCtgttaattcaaaaaaatCGTCCAGGTACTTGAAAAGTAACACAGCCTGGTCGTTATCGCCCGACTCTTTGAGCAGTCCCAACTGCTTGTCCAGAGCCACCACAGAGACTGACTCGAGGGTCCACCGATTTAAAACGTTTAAGAAATCATCTGGAGCTTCCTGGGTATCGATATCACGGAGTGCTTTAATACTGTGAAAGGGGGAGAACATACTTGAGCGTAAACAGGGATTTATTATCAGTCATACGCACCGTTGCACAAACTCCTGGTTCACTTGGGACATCTTCTTATAGTAAAGCCGCACGTTCTTCGGCTGCATTAGGACAGGATTTACAGCATATCGAAAGTCGCTCCAGGTTTTTCCTTGTGTGGGTAAAGCTCCCTCCATTCCCTGGAAGAAATCCTTTCTATGAGTCTTCCGATGATAGCGAAGAGTATCGCTGCCAGGCCGATGCGGCCACACTCCTTCGTTCCGGAACACGACCTCGAAGTCCTTGGGATTGTGAGTCATCAGGTATGACGTACCTCCCATCATACCTGGTAAATATAATATGTTTCCATAGTCGTCTTGCAAAGCTTTGAACAATTCCACAATGTCCAGTTTGCTATATTTTCCTCCAGTCATAAAATTCCGAACAGTAGACAGAAAAGTTGTACTAGGAATCTGATCAAAGGGACGAGCTTGTAGCCACTCTGCATCATTTCTGGGCTCTGCTACAGCTTCTGTGGTCTGCCAACGCTACAAGAGATTTAAAAACGTATATCactgtgatatcggatctatatgtatactatatatttACCAGCGGACTGCTGACAGAGAGGGCTGCTTTTTGCGCCTGAATTATAGATAGACCGCTGAGCACTTTCAACATTTTGCTTGTTAGGAACTTAATTCATTCACTGCCAGAGCTATACTGCTAAATCATTCCATTAGCTAGCTATTTGAAAGGCCTGCGAGAGCTTTGTTGCAAAAAGAGCTGACCGATAACAGAGCACAAACagaacaagagagagagagagtgccaaCACACGTTCGCGGGAGCGTGCGAATGCCAAACAGAAATAATTGTAAACATTTGATTGATCTGACTCTCAatgaaataaaacaaataaatcgccataattatggcagcagattttttggccaaatttaatttattgggCATGGAATGGTCGGTAGACTGCCGAAAGTTTTGGGCCtgataataatataaacaagCTAATCTTTGGCGCTTTTTTATATcttgttattttattttttggttcggttgtccttcttgaaggtaatttaatttttattgggccaacatcgaaaataaatgaaacagagataaacagataaaggtacaaaaaatgaaatcaaacataaaacgcaaataaaaattccaataatctcatcgtggattcggccacatgcgactttcacgtggcgatgggagcttcaattgattgccaaatcgaggcctctcctcctgattgaccGCCTGCTTTGATGGTGTGTTGGCGGCCGACGCCACCGAATTGTGGTTTACGAGGACATGGCGAATTCGTGGCACAGCCACGCGATTGCGCTGATGCTGAGCCCCGCCGACGGGCAGCACTGAGGAGCGACTCGTGGGCACCAATTCTTCATAGGAGATCCCGGCTTCGCGGTCATTTTCAGTGGTCTCATCGGtcatatactcggaatcgctgGGCGATCTTGTATCCGGCACCGCTGATTTTGTGCGTGGCTTCTTGATCGAGCGTGTGCCAATGCTGCGTCTGCCCAATCCCCCGCTGCGACGCAATgtgttgtccaggacgcggacccgctttagtggcgacttggacgtcttcagctggctgttggccagccgCTGTGCGGTAGACGGCGACGGGCGTATCGAATTCAGAGAGCTCATGAGGCTGCGCTGGCGTTGGGAGTCCGATACCCCGAagagctggcggctgctgatggattcagtcgcttgtgcagattcccagtgctcttggtcatattgggagtggtcagctggattgttggggtcttgcgcaacgacattgtcgaggtcgacattgaggacatgttcttcaaagttcggggcgtgcgaggggccgttgaaccggcagtcggcggtggcatcatcaatttgctgctgctgcccgtcctcgtggtgggcggggccttcttgcgggccgagctctgcttggcctgccgatagttctcccattcgccagccatcagctccagtatgttctcgccataaaccagaaacgggccatgcgattgcacctcataggcgtgtaccagttcagtgatctgctgctcaatcttGGGCAGCTTCGAGGTGATGGCCTTGtgttccttttcctctttaaggagctggccgccacgattgttgaaacgattcggctcgttggcctttgcctctagagcctgcatgcgggaccaaagttctgcacggctctcgtacagatcgaaaatctccttgttgcaagtgtagaagctcttcagatcatccagctccagctcgtgcagctccaacaggtcttcgttgtaatacttattgtagtagttggagaaacgcttgcgctcctgctggctcttgagcgttagatcccaccacttgcttatctcgacgcgcagctgctcgatgaacgtcttgaggttctggctgcgcagtgcctggcagcgctgcagctccgaatggaggatgtcataggtgcgctgcgtattctcggtgcactcgcgcactcgtcgcatggcgctctcgtccgtcgcctggaggcgatcccacagcacgtagatcttctcgcgcatgtcatggattttggagcgcagctcctggatctgctcggcataactgttgcgcatctgccgcagccgctctagtgtctctggtgttagattgtggctcagttcgttcagtaggcgatcctctgcatcggtctggggcatcagctcgagcatcttcatgtcatgcttgatggccttgcgcagctggtccagctccgtctggcgcactgcgcgctgagagcgcaggttgtcgagatggtcgcgaaagccgtccatctcatcgggcaggggcagcgggtctgccagtagagggagcggcagtgcgcccagctcttcgcagagctgctcctgctggagcagcagctctccgatctccgcccgacgtttcgagagctcctcgcgcagatgctcaatgcttttgtccagcttcagctgccatatgatcagtggcacatcgtcgggcctctgaccaatgtccaccgtctcatggaggagtcgggtgaggtcgctggcctcggctcggagtgcggctatgtcatccaggatggccgcctgcttctcccgcgactcggtcagcagatccgtatagaaattatcTGCGTGCGTCTTGAgtttgtgcagaaagtcctcgcatgtcttcggctcgaacatgagggaccacattgaatggagctgctccacatgctcgccagtcatctcaaggatctctcccttgatggaggttgggtcaaccatagccaataggaatgggtcttgtattcgcgaatggaaggaatttatgtgatgtgtgcaggatttcgattgcacaatgtgttgctcaaggaaaatgcctccgcacagataagtgacgcctctcgtgttggcacaaattgcacaatgaaaattttgtgtgcttgatttgcctcatgcctcaaagcacaaaacaagttgattctgattgacgtgcggccaaaaaaacacctactttatattgcaaataagttccttcaaggttttccagttgtaaagataatttagtatgagaaatgtgtttactGTTGGGCAAATTGATCAGGGAGGAGCGGAAAGCGTTCTCCGTGGGATGATTGAACTCGATGCTAAAGTTCCGAATGAGTCGAGCGATGCCCAGCTCGAGCTCCATGTCCACGATGCGCTTTCCAACGCACATCCGGGGTCCAAATCCGAAGGGCAAGAACACAAACGGAttcttcagcttcaagtcatttGCCGGGCATTGCCCGTTGGAGTCTGTGGCGTTACGAATCCAACGTTCTGGCAGGAACTCAGCAGCCTTGGGGAAGTGCTTCTCGCTTGATAGCAAGCTCAGGGGAACCATCGACACACAGGTACCAGCTGGCACTTGGTATCCGCTCAAAACGCTGTCCCAATTGAGAAATCGGCCATTGCCGATGACCAAAGGATAGATCCGTTGTGACTCTTTGATGCAGGCACGTAGATAGGGAACATTCTTCATCGATGCCTCAGTGAATTCGGAGTCCTTCTCGGGTAGAACCTTCATCACCTCTTCTCGGAGTACGGCCTGCTTCTCCGGATTCTTGGCAAGGCACAGCAAGGCCGCTGTAAAGGTACTTGAGGTCTGCAAAAAAAGGATGTATGAGATAAGGGTAAGTATGAGAACAACAGACTACGTACGGTATCAACTCCGGCCATTAGCATGTCCATGGCCATAACCGTCGCCACCTTTTTGTCGATCTTGAGCAGCTTTTCCAGTACACTCTGCTCGCTCTCAGGGCGGACAACACCCTCCTTGGCCTCTTTCTCTAGACGCTCTATAGCTTCATCTACATACGCTGAAGTTATTTCTTGAACGGCATTTAGGGACTTCATTAGCTTCATTAGCTTGGGTGTTTTAACGTAACGCCAGATGGAGGGCTTCATCTCCAGATCGGCtgttaattcaaaaaaatCGTCCAGGTACTTGCAAAGTAACACAGCCTGGTCGTTATCGCCCGACTCTTTGAGCAGTCCCAACTGCTTGTCCAGAGCCACCACAGAGACTGACTCAAGGGTCCACCGATTTATTACGTTTAAGA
Above is a genomic segment from Drosophila miranda strain MSH22 chromosome Y unlocalized genomic scaffold, D.miranda_PacBio2.1 Contig_Y3_pilon, whole genome shotgun sequence containing:
- the LOC117194839 gene encoding probable cytochrome P450 12a5, mitochondrial is translated as LNRWTLESVSVVALDKQLGLLKESGDNDQAVLLFKYLDDFFELTADLEMKPSIWRYVKTPKLMKLMKSLDGVQEITMAYVDEAIERLEKEAKEGVVRPESEQSVLEKLLKIDKKVATVMAMDMLMAGVDTNPEKQAVLREEVMKVLPEKDSEFTEASMKNVPYLRACIKESQRIYPLVIGNGRFLNRDSVLSGYQVPAGTCVSMVPLSLLSSEEHFHKSAEFLPERWIRNATDSNGQCPANDLKLKNPFVFLPFGFGPRMCVGKRIVDMELELGIARLIRNFSIEFNHPTENAFRSSLINLHNTLRGIGLTTPSAAS
- the LOC117194841 gene encoding probable cytochrome P450 12a5, mitochondrial, encoding MLKVRSGLSIIQAQKAALSVSSPLRWQTTAAVAEPRNDAEWLQARPFDQIPSTTFLSTVRNFMPGGKYSKLDIVKLFKALQDDYGNILYLPGMMEGTSYLMTQNPKGFEVVFRNEGVWPHRPGSDTLRYHRKTHRKDFFQGVEGALPTQGKTWSDFRSAVNPVLMQPKNVRLYYKKMSQVNQEFVQRIKALRDIDTQEAPDDFLNVINRWTLESVSVVALDKQLGLLKESGDNDQAVLLCKYLDDFFELTADLEMKPSIWRYVKTPKLMKLMKSLNAVQEITSAYVDEAIERLEKEAKEGVVRPESEQSVLEKLLKIDKKVATVMAMDMLMAGVDTTSSTFTAALLCLAKNPEKQAVLREEVMKVLPEKDSEFTEASMKNVPYLRACIKESQRIYPLVIGNGRFLNWDSVLSGYQVPAGTCVSMVPLSLLSSEKHFPKAAEFLPERWIRNATDSNGQCPANDLKLKNPFVFLPFGFGPRMCVGKRIVDMELELGIARLIRNFSIEFNHPTENAFRSSLINLPNSKHI